CGGTGCGCAGGCGGGGGGATGGAGCGGTTTTCATCGGCTGGCGGTCAAGCGGCTTGCTGCGGGCTTTGATAATCCCGGGCAATGCGATGTAGCGCGGTTCGTTCAGCCGCAGATCGACGGTGATCACGCACGGGAGGGGCATTTCGAGGGTCTCTTCGCCCGCATCGGTCTCCCGCGTGACGGTGGCCCGGCCCCCGGACAGTTCGATCTTCGAGGCAAAGGTGGCCTGGGGCCAATC
This genomic interval from Fimbriimonadaceae bacterium contains the following:
- a CDS encoding electron transfer flavoprotein subunit beta/FixA family protein, translated to VAAELKALVGETQPDLVLMGKQATDDDSNQAGQMLAALLDWPQATFASKIELSGGRATVTRETDAGEETLEMPLPCVITVDLRLNEPRYIALPGIIKARSKPLDRQPMKTAPSPRLRTVKVEAPPARAAGRKVASAEELVAALKDKGVL